One genomic segment of Luteimonas galliterrae includes these proteins:
- a CDS encoding sensor histidine kinase: MTSDPISIRRPGDLPSGALRPKELPAGTLFWWLHIGGWGGLFLVNYLSALANGKPAEYWTVLLAVSVTGFIGTLGLRYLLRACSDMPPLRVALLMIAPALLVGAATGLTYSAVTALGWCSRCKPFSGWGYYTYVASQMNVVVGWAALYLVITTWRKLRMQTEAALAANAMAHQAQLKMLRYQLNPHFLFNTLNAISTLILDRDNATANRMVQGLSAFLRHSLDADPMQRVTLKQEIDAIWLYLEIEKTRFAERLRVSVDVEPSCWSALMPSLLLQPLVENAIKYAVAKRVEGGTLGLHASREGDRLRLSVIDDGPGWPALENGGVPPDKGPHGNSVGLANARDRLRVLYGEHQSFEVRNRDEGGFMVTLTLPFETGGAPRE, from the coding sequence ATGACATCGGATCCGATTTCCATCCGCAGGCCCGGGGACCTGCCCTCCGGCGCATTGCGCCCGAAGGAGTTGCCTGCGGGAACCCTGTTCTGGTGGCTGCATATCGGCGGCTGGGGCGGCTTATTCCTGGTCAACTATCTGTCCGCGCTCGCGAACGGCAAGCCAGCCGAGTACTGGACGGTGTTGTTGGCCGTCTCCGTGACCGGCTTCATCGGCACGCTCGGCCTGCGCTATCTGCTCCGCGCCTGCAGCGATATGCCGCCGCTGCGCGTCGCACTGCTGATGATCGCGCCGGCCCTGCTGGTCGGTGCGGCGACGGGCCTGACCTATTCGGCCGTCACGGCGCTGGGATGGTGCAGCAGGTGCAAGCCGTTTTCGGGGTGGGGTTATTACACCTATGTGGCGAGCCAGATGAACGTGGTGGTGGGCTGGGCCGCCCTGTACCTGGTCATCACCACTTGGCGCAAGCTGCGCATGCAGACCGAAGCGGCGCTGGCGGCGAACGCGATGGCCCATCAGGCGCAATTGAAGATGCTGCGCTACCAGCTGAATCCGCATTTCCTGTTCAATACCCTGAACGCGATCTCCACCTTGATCCTCGACCGCGACAACGCCACCGCCAATCGCATGGTGCAGGGGCTCAGCGCCTTCTTGCGCCATTCGTTGGACGCCGATCCGATGCAACGGGTGACGCTGAAGCAGGAGATCGACGCGATCTGGCTGTATTTGGAGATCGAGAAGACGCGTTTCGCCGAACGCCTGCGGGTCAGCGTCGATGTCGAGCCGTCCTGCTGGTCCGCGCTGATGCCGAGCTTGCTGTTGCAGCCGTTGGTGGAGAACGCGATCAAGTACGCCGTGGCCAAGCGCGTCGAAGGCGGCACGTTGGGCCTGCATGCGTCGCGCGAAGGCGATCGCCTGCGGCTTTCCGTGATCGACGACGGCCCGGGCTGGCCGGCGCTCGAAAATGGCGGCGTTCCGCCGGACAAGGGCCCGCACGGCAACAGCGTCGGCCTGGCCAACGCCCGCGACCGGCTGCGTGTGCTCTACGGCGAGCACCAGAGTTTCGAGGTGCGCAATCGCGACGAAGGCGGTTTCATGGTGACCTTGACGCTGCCGTTCGAGACCGGAGGCGCGCCGCGAGAATGA
- a CDS encoding aldo/keto reductase — MPSRRDFLASTALSATAIALMPLSACSQETTPAANPTSTPLAATAETPFSGTLIERAIPVSGERIPVIGMGTSGSFEVGDSAAERDPLREVLKRFVAAGATVIDTAPTYGTAEDVLGALVSEASVRSKLFLATKLSGVSGRDEGLAQFDESLRRLKTDKVELLQVHNLRDTETQLALARELKQQGKVKYVGLTHYVESAQAELADAMRKLKPDFVQINYSPVSRGAEQRIFPLAKDLGIAVMINRAFEDGKLFAQVKGKPVPDWAKEVGADSWAQLFLKFVISQPEVTVVIPATSKPKNQTDNLKAGVGNLMGERQRSALISALA; from the coding sequence ATGCCTTCCCGCCGCGACTTCCTCGCCAGTACAGCCCTGTCCGCCACCGCGATCGCGCTGATGCCGTTGAGCGCCTGCAGCCAGGAAACGACGCCCGCCGCCAACCCCACCTCGACGCCGCTCGCCGCGACGGCCGAAACGCCGTTCTCGGGCACCCTGATCGAGCGCGCGATACCCGTCAGCGGCGAGCGGATCCCGGTGATCGGCATGGGCACTTCCGGCAGCTTCGAAGTGGGCGACAGCGCGGCAGAACGCGATCCGCTGCGCGAAGTGCTGAAGCGTTTCGTCGCCGCGGGCGCGACGGTGATCGACACCGCCCCCACGTACGGCACCGCCGAAGATGTGCTGGGCGCGCTCGTTTCCGAGGCCAGCGTGCGCAGCAAACTCTTCCTGGCCACCAAGCTGTCCGGCGTCAGCGGACGCGACGAAGGCCTGGCGCAGTTCGACGAATCGCTTCGCCGGCTCAAAACCGACAAGGTGGAACTGCTGCAGGTGCACAACCTGCGCGACACCGAAACCCAGCTCGCCCTTGCGCGCGAACTGAAGCAGCAGGGCAAGGTGAAGTACGTCGGCCTGACCCACTACGTGGAGAGCGCGCAGGCCGAACTGGCCGACGCGATGCGGAAACTCAAGCCGGACTTCGTGCAGATCAACTATTCGCCTGTGTCGCGCGGCGCGGAGCAGCGTATTTTTCCGCTGGCGAAGGACCTGGGCATTGCGGTGATGATCAATCGCGCTTTCGAGGACGGGAAACTGTTCGCGCAGGTCAAAGGCAAGCCGGTACCGGATTGGGCCAAGGAAGTCGGCGCCGACTCGTGGGCGCAGTTGTTCCTGAAATTCGTCATCAGCCAGCCGGAGGTGACCGTGGTGATCCCGGCCACGTCGAAGCCGAAGAACCAGACCGACAACCTCAAGGCCGGCGTCGGGAATCTGATGGGCGAACGCCAGCGATCGGCCTTGATCTCGGCGCTGGCTTAG
- a CDS encoding Pr6Pr family membrane protein, with protein sequence MRAAGEERDGQAWLAALVAAVAVAALMLQYAILMRSTLETIGLAYATLRFFSYFTVLSNLLVACVAVGALSSPGAGFARFFSRPAVKGGVALYIGVTGTIYFLILRHLWQPQGAQWWADTGLHYASPVLYLAWWLLGVRHGMLRWSAILRWLAFPLGYLLWAFLRGAWVHEYPYPFIDVGQLGWATVFRNAVGILAAFVGLGVLLVAVDRLLGKFRAL encoded by the coding sequence ATGCGCGCAGCGGGCGAGGAAAGGGACGGACAGGCATGGCTCGCGGCGCTGGTCGCCGCAGTCGCCGTCGCAGCGTTGATGCTGCAGTACGCGATCCTGATGCGGTCGACGCTGGAAACGATCGGTCTCGCCTACGCCACGCTCAGGTTCTTCAGCTACTTCACCGTGCTCAGCAACCTGCTGGTGGCGTGCGTTGCGGTCGGCGCCTTGTCCAGCCCGGGTGCCGGCTTCGCGCGCTTTTTCAGCCGGCCTGCGGTGAAGGGCGGCGTCGCGCTCTACATCGGCGTGACCGGAACGATCTATTTCCTGATCCTGCGCCACCTATGGCAGCCGCAGGGCGCGCAATGGTGGGCCGACACGGGCCTGCACTACGCGTCGCCGGTGTTGTACCTGGCATGGTGGCTGCTCGGCGTGCGCCACGGGATGCTGCGTTGGAGCGCGATCCTGCGCTGGCTGGCGTTTCCGCTGGGTTATTTGCTGTGGGCTTTCCTGCGTGGCGCGTGGGTGCACGAATACCCGTATCCGTTCATCGATGTGGGCCAATTAGGCTGGGCGACGGTGTTCCGGAATGCCGTGGGCATACTGGCTGCGTTTGTCGGTCTGGGCGTGTTGCTGGTTGCGGTCGATCGTCTGCTGGGAAAGTTTAGAGCCTTGTAG
- a CDS encoding DUF72 domain-containing protein gives MRSNHGIRIGIGGWTYVPWRNNFYPAGLVQRRELEFASRHVTAIEINGTYYGTQKPATYAKWRDETPAGFLFSAKAPKRIMGTRVLAKTGPQIDDFVGGIAELGDKLGPLVWQFEQGRKIDADDFAAFLGLLPKKTANGRALRHVLDVRDPDFVDAGFLALARRHGMATVFTDSGDYPSFADITADFVYARLMRTRSDVATGYPQKELQRWAARAQLWAGGGEPDDLTRIAQPAQAPAQRRDVFLYFISAAKERNPAAAMALLRELGLAPAEAFRP, from the coding sequence ATGAGATCAAACCACGGCATCCGCATCGGTATCGGCGGCTGGACTTACGTGCCGTGGCGCAACAACTTCTATCCTGCCGGCCTGGTGCAGCGGCGCGAGCTGGAATTCGCCAGCCGCCATGTCACCGCCATCGAGATAAACGGCACCTACTACGGCACGCAGAAGCCGGCCACTTACGCGAAATGGCGCGACGAAACGCCCGCAGGTTTCCTGTTCTCGGCCAAGGCGCCCAAACGCATCATGGGCACGCGTGTGCTGGCCAAGACCGGCCCGCAGATCGACGACTTCGTCGGCGGCATCGCCGAACTGGGCGACAAGCTCGGCCCGCTGGTCTGGCAGTTCGAACAGGGCCGCAAGATCGACGCGGACGACTTCGCCGCATTCCTCGGGCTGCTCCCGAAAAAAACCGCGAACGGCCGCGCACTGCGGCATGTCCTGGACGTGCGCGATCCGGACTTCGTCGATGCCGGCTTCCTCGCCTTGGCGCGGCGGCACGGCATGGCGACGGTCTTCACCGATTCCGGCGACTATCCTTCGTTCGCCGATATCACCGCCGATTTCGTCTATGCCCGATTGATGCGCACGCGCTCGGACGTCGCCACCGGCTATCCGCAAAAGGAACTGCAGCGCTGGGCCGCGCGCGCGCAGCTTTGGGCCGGCGGCGGCGAGCCGGACGACTTGACCAGGATCGCGCAGCCCGCCCAGGCGCCCGCGCAGCGGCGCGACGTGTTCCTCTATTTCATCAGCGCCGCCAAAGAGCGCAATCCCGCCGCGGCGATGGCGCTGCTCCGCGAGCTCGGACTGGCCCCGGCCGAGGCATTCCGCCCCTAG
- a CDS encoding nuclear transport factor 2 family protein, with the protein MNARFSKILLAWGLSVAAAIACAAPAAAQTIPGQSNGTSQQDESARAGIRATIQHYFQGHATGDPSHFRKAFLPTAHVEIIRDGKFTSWTLDEYCALFKGTPAADESSRVRSIDFVDVSNNTAIAKVTLDYPKLVFTDYFLLLKIGDEWKIANKIASNRPKDTGKQ; encoded by the coding sequence ATGAACGCACGTTTTTCGAAGATCCTGCTCGCGTGGGGCCTGAGCGTAGCGGCCGCCATCGCCTGCGCCGCTCCGGCGGCCGCGCAAACGATTCCCGGCCAAAGCAACGGAACATCGCAGCAGGACGAGTCGGCCCGCGCCGGCATCCGCGCCACGATCCAGCATTATTTCCAAGGCCACGCCACCGGCGACCCGTCCCATTTCCGCAAGGCTTTCCTCCCGACCGCCCACGTCGAAATCATTCGCGACGGCAAGTTCACCTCGTGGACGCTCGACGAGTACTGCGCCCTCTTCAAGGGGACGCCTGCTGCCGACGAAAGCTCGCGAGTGCGGAGCATCGACTTCGTGGACGTGTCGAACAACACCGCGATCGCCAAGGTGACGCTCGATTATCCGAAGCTCGTGTTCACGGACTATTTCCTGCTGCTGAAGATCGGCGACGAATGGAAGATCGCGAACAAGATCGCCAGCAACCGGCCGAAGGACACGGGTAAGCAATGA
- a CDS encoding LytR/AlgR family response regulator transcription factor — protein MTKARDKTIRVLIADDEPLARRGLELRLAGERDIRIVGQVGDGAAAIRAVSEHTPDLLFLDVQMPGLDGFATLRAIPAQQMPLVVFVTAYDHYAINAFEANAVDYLLKPVDDSRLHQALFRVREALDRRQASEHRGKLLGLLGALSGRPALTLDEALQADDTSRLRAPDAPLAIRDGARTVRIPPHSLRWVDAAGDYICIHTDAETYVLRATLGQLEKRLDPARFPRIHRSALINAERVKSLRSHLNGEYFLTLDCGQELKLSRSYRDRLALFK, from the coding sequence ATGACGAAAGCCCGAGACAAAACGATCCGCGTACTGATCGCCGACGACGAGCCGCTGGCGCGGCGCGGGCTGGAGCTGCGCCTGGCCGGGGAGCGCGACATCCGCATCGTCGGCCAGGTCGGCGACGGCGCTGCGGCGATCCGCGCGGTGTCCGAGCACACTCCCGACCTGTTGTTCCTGGATGTGCAGATGCCTGGACTGGACGGCTTCGCGACCTTGCGCGCCATCCCGGCGCAGCAGATGCCGCTGGTGGTGTTCGTCACCGCTTACGACCATTACGCGATCAACGCCTTCGAGGCGAATGCGGTGGACTACCTGCTCAAGCCGGTGGACGACAGCCGCCTGCACCAGGCCTTGTTCCGCGTGCGCGAGGCGCTGGACCGGCGCCAAGCCAGCGAGCATCGCGGCAAACTGCTGGGACTGCTCGGCGCGCTCAGCGGCCGGCCTGCGCTGACGCTGGACGAAGCGCTGCAGGCGGACGACACGTCGCGCTTGCGCGCTCCGGACGCGCCGCTGGCGATCCGCGACGGCGCGCGCACTGTACGCATTCCGCCGCACAGCCTGCGCTGGGTCGACGCCGCGGGCGACTACATATGCATCCATACCGACGCCGAAACCTACGTGCTGCGGGCGACGCTGGGACAGCTCGAGAAGCGCCTGGATCCTGCGCGTTTCCCGCGCATCCACCGCTCGGCGCTGATCAATGCGGAGCGGGTCAAATCGCTGCGCTCGCACCTCAACGGCGAATATTTCCTCACGCTCGACTGCGGGCAGGAACTCAAGCTCTCCCGCAGCTATCGCGATCGCCTCGCTTTGTTCAAGTGA
- a CDS encoding DMT family transporter — protein sequence MPMTPAAKAQLQIHACVLLWGFTAILGKLITLPALPLVWWRMLLVVVALALVPRVWRGLRAMSPRLALAYCGIGALVALHWLTFYGSIKLSNASVGATCIALATPMTALLEPWLARRPFSVRDVLLGIAVLPGVVLVVGGVPADMRLGIAIGAISALMVALFGSLNKRMVEHGDPLTVTALELGAGALLLTVLAPLMPLLFPAFAGDLLVMPSLRDAGYLLALALACTLLPFALSLVALRHMSAFAAQLAVNLEPVYAIVLAILLLNEQRELTPQFYLGVAIILAAVLVYPLMGRPKKLEHPEVLATSEAKGAAK from the coding sequence ATGCCGATGACGCCCGCCGCCAAAGCCCAACTGCAGATCCATGCCTGCGTGCTGCTATGGGGCTTCACCGCTATTCTCGGCAAGCTGATCACGCTGCCGGCACTGCCGCTGGTGTGGTGGCGCATGCTGCTGGTGGTCGTGGCGCTGGCGCTGGTGCCGCGGGTCTGGCGGGGCCTGCGCGCGATGTCGCCGCGATTGGCATTGGCCTACTGCGGTATCGGCGCGCTGGTCGCCCTGCATTGGCTCACGTTCTACGGTTCGATCAAGCTGTCCAACGCCTCGGTCGGCGCGACCTGCATCGCATTGGCCACGCCGATGACCGCCCTGCTCGAACCGTGGCTCGCACGCAGGCCTTTTTCGGTGCGAGACGTCCTGCTCGGCATCGCGGTGCTGCCCGGGGTGGTGCTCGTGGTCGGCGGCGTGCCGGCGGACATGCGGCTCGGGATCGCGATCGGCGCGATATCGGCTTTGATGGTCGCGCTGTTCGGGTCGCTCAACAAACGCATGGTGGAACATGGCGACCCGCTGACCGTGACCGCGCTCGAACTGGGCGCCGGCGCGCTGTTGCTGACCGTACTCGCGCCATTGATGCCGCTGCTATTCCCCGCTTTCGCCGGCGATCTGCTGGTGATGCCGAGCCTGCGCGACGCCGGCTACCTGCTCGCGCTCGCCCTAGCTTGCACGTTGCTGCCGTTCGCGCTGTCGCTGGTCGCGCTGCGGCATATGAGCGCTTTCGCAGCGCAACTGGCCGTGAACCTGGAACCGGTCTACGCCATCGTCCTGGCGATCCTGCTGCTCAACGAGCAGCGCGAACTGACGCCGCAGTTCTACTTGGGCGTGGCCATCATCCTGGCCGCCGTGCTGGTCTATCCGCTGATGGGCAGGCCCAAGAAACTGGAACATCCGGAAGTGCTGGCGACCTCGGAGGCCAAAGGCGCAGCCAAGTGA
- a CDS encoding NTP/NDP exchange transporter, giving the protein MLQRWLARLFNLEKDETGAVTSGFVLFFLLFSGYFMLRPVRETMGITGGVDNLQWLFTGTFVATLAAMPLFGWVAARVQRRRILYWVFGFFAINLAGFALGFLTQPDNVWLARTFYIWLSVFNLIAISVAWSVLVDLFAVAQAKRLFGLMAAGASLGGLTGPVLAVYLVEPIGHAGLLLLSAIFLLAAAFAARQVQRWRDAHPLSAEETLHRQRPLGGSPFAGATEVLRSPFMIGIAIFVLLLASATTFLYFEQARLVEAAFPDKKDQTQVFGTIDTIVQSLAILSQLFLTGRLAQRLGIGVLLVAVPVVAMFGFLWLAFAPTFAVLAIVMVARRAGEYAFVRPGREMLWTAVAPQAKYKAKNFVDTVVYRGADAVSAWVKAGVDMLAQQPAIAALLGAVIALVWAFNGAALARMHRRMTHPTDP; this is encoded by the coding sequence ATGCTGCAACGTTGGTTAGCCCGCCTATTCAACCTCGAGAAGGACGAAACCGGCGCGGTGACGTCCGGCTTCGTCCTGTTCTTCCTGTTGTTCTCCGGCTATTTCATGCTGCGCCCGGTGCGCGAGACGATGGGCATCACCGGCGGCGTCGACAACCTGCAATGGCTGTTCACCGGCACCTTCGTGGCCACGCTGGCGGCGATGCCGCTGTTCGGCTGGGTCGCGGCGCGCGTGCAGCGCCGTCGCATCCTGTACTGGGTGTTCGGGTTTTTCGCGATCAACCTGGCCGGCTTCGCGCTCGGTTTCCTGACGCAGCCGGACAACGTCTGGTTGGCGCGGACTTTCTACATATGGCTGTCCGTATTCAACCTGATCGCGATTTCGGTGGCCTGGAGCGTGCTGGTCGACCTGTTCGCGGTCGCACAGGCCAAGCGCCTGTTCGGGCTGATGGCGGCCGGCGCCAGCCTCGGCGGCCTGACCGGACCGGTCCTGGCCGTGTATCTGGTGGAACCGATCGGCCACGCCGGATTGCTGTTGCTCTCCGCGATTTTCCTCCTCGCAGCGGCGTTCGCCGCGCGCCAGGTGCAGCGCTGGCGCGATGCGCATCCGCTGTCCGCCGAAGAGACGCTGCACCGGCAACGCCCTCTGGGCGGAAGCCCTTTCGCCGGCGCAACGGAAGTGCTGCGCTCGCCTTTCATGATCGGCATCGCGATCTTCGTATTGTTGTTGGCCAGCGCGACCACCTTCCTCTACTTCGAACAGGCGCGGCTGGTGGAAGCCGCTTTCCCGGACAAGAAGGATCAAACGCAGGTATTCGGCACGATCGATACCATCGTCCAAAGCCTGGCCATCCTGTCGCAGCTGTTCCTCACCGGCCGGTTGGCGCAGCGGCTCGGCATCGGCGTATTGCTGGTGGCGGTGCCGGTAGTGGCGATGTTCGGCTTCCTGTGGCTGGCCTTCGCGCCCACGTTCGCGGTGCTGGCGATCGTGATGGTGGCGCGGCGCGCAGGCGAATACGCCTTCGTTCGGCCGGGACGGGAAATGCTGTGGACCGCGGTTGCGCCGCAGGCCAAGTACAAAGCGAAAAACTTCGTCGATACCGTAGTCTATCGCGGCGCCGACGCGGTCAGCGCATGGGTGAAGGCCGGCGTGGACATGCTGGCGCAGCAGCCGGCGATCGCTGCGCTGCTCGGTGCCGTGATCGCCTTGGTTTGGGCCTTCAATGGCGCCGCGCTGGCACGCATGCACCGGCGCATGACCCATCCGACGGACCCGTAG
- a CDS encoding DUF3237 domain-containing protein encodes MSHTPSTRLEHEYLMTLHAPVAEAPQQVDGSLTIFHSDRGWAKGPRIDAAIVAPTGDWLRTLPDGTLRVDARMTLRTGDGAVIHVVYGGVIRISPQQFQAMGAGAMLTSDDIYFVTAPVFQTAHPDYAWLNQVQAVGKVAALKGGEGGYVAYDIFGIR; translated from the coding sequence ATGTCCCATACGCCCAGCACGCGGTTGGAACACGAATACCTGATGACGCTGCACGCGCCCGTCGCCGAAGCGCCGCAGCAGGTGGACGGATCGCTGACCATTTTCCACAGCGACCGGGGTTGGGCGAAAGGCCCCAGGATCGACGCCGCCATCGTCGCGCCCACCGGCGACTGGCTGCGCACCTTGCCCGACGGCACGTTGCGCGTAGACGCTCGTATGACCTTGCGCACCGGCGACGGGGCGGTCATCCACGTCGTTTACGGCGGCGTGATCCGCATATCGCCGCAACAGTTCCAGGCGATGGGCGCTGGCGCCATGCTGACGTCCGACGACATCTATTTCGTCACCGCGCCGGTATTCCAGACCGCCCACCCAGACTATGCGTGGCTGAACCAGGTGCAGGCCGTCGGCAAGGTCGCGGCGCTGAAAGGCGGCGAGGGCGGCTATGTGGCCTACGACATCTTCGGCATCCGCTGA
- a CDS encoding MmcQ/YjbR family DNA-binding protein translates to MKLADVRKTALSLPETTEAPHFNYASFQVAGKIFATVPPEGTHIHVFVEEEQRERALALEPGWIEKLHWGKKVVGLRITLDRAKPAMVEALLAEAWRVKAPKRVLGSIRKPQ, encoded by the coding sequence ATGAAACTCGCCGACGTCCGCAAGACCGCGCTGTCGCTGCCGGAAACGACGGAGGCGCCGCATTTCAACTACGCGTCGTTCCAGGTCGCCGGCAAGATCTTCGCCACCGTTCCGCCCGAGGGTACGCATATCCACGTCTTCGTCGAAGAGGAGCAGCGCGAACGGGCGCTCGCGCTCGAGCCGGGCTGGATAGAAAAGCTGCATTGGGGCAAGAAGGTCGTCGGACTGCGGATCACGCTCGATAGAGCGAAACCGGCGATGGTGGAAGCACTGCTGGCCGAGGCGTGGCGCGTAAAGGCGCCGAAACGTGTGCTCGGCTCCATTCGCAAACCGCAATAA
- a CDS encoding aldo/keto reductase codes for MITRRDFIAGAASAAAVALMPFDSHGQSAGSTGRPPSGTLIKRAIPSTGERIPVMGIGSSGTFGVFEAGAPPPDRVALREVFRLFVDAGCTVVDTAPLYGDGEIILGDLIADFGVRDKLFLATKLTRVTGRDEGLAQFQASLRRLKTDKVELLQVHDMRDLDTQFALTRELKQRGLVKYVGLTHSNSEAQDRMADAMQKLKPDFVQINYSPVSRGAERRIFPLAKDLGIAVIANRTFEDGKLFGQVKGKPLPDWAKEVDADSWAQLFLKFVISEPAVTAVIPATSKPKNQADNLKAGFGRLMSAEQRAALVAAIG; via the coding sequence ATGATCACCCGTCGCGATTTCATCGCCGGCGCCGCATCGGCCGCGGCCGTGGCCCTGATGCCTTTCGATTCGCACGGCCAGTCGGCCGGATCCACCGGACGACCGCCCTCCGGAACCTTGATCAAGCGCGCGATTCCGTCCACCGGCGAACGGATACCGGTGATGGGCATCGGTTCCTCCGGCACCTTCGGCGTGTTCGAAGCCGGCGCGCCGCCTCCCGACAGGGTCGCGCTGCGCGAGGTATTCAGGCTCTTCGTCGATGCCGGCTGCACGGTGGTCGATACCGCGCCGCTCTACGGCGACGGCGAAATCATCCTCGGCGATTTGATCGCCGATTTCGGCGTCCGCGACAAGTTGTTCCTGGCGACCAAGCTGACTCGCGTCACGGGCCGCGATGAGGGCTTGGCGCAGTTCCAAGCCTCCCTGCGCCGCTTGAAGACCGACAAGGTAGAGCTGCTGCAAGTGCACGACATGCGCGATCTGGACACGCAGTTCGCGCTGACGCGCGAGCTCAAGCAAAGAGGCCTGGTGAAGTACGTCGGCCTGACCCACTCCAACAGCGAGGCCCAGGACCGGATGGCGGACGCCATGCAGAAGCTCAAGCCCGATTTCGTGCAGATCAACTATTCGCCCGTGTCGCGCGGTGCCGAGCGGCGGATCTTCCCGCTGGCGAAGGACTTGGGCATCGCGGTGATCGCCAACCGCACCTTCGAGGACGGCAAACTTTTCGGGCAGGTCAAGGGCAAGCCCTTGCCGGACTGGGCCAAGGAGGTCGATGCGGATTCCTGGGCCCAGTTGTTCCTCAAGTTCGTGATCAGCGAACCGGCCGTGACAGCGGTGATCCCCGCCACGTCCAAGCCGAAGAACCAGGCCGACAACCTCAAGGCGGGCTTCGGCAGGCTCATGAGCGCCGAGCAGCGCGCCGCGCTGGTGGCCGCCATCGGCTAG
- a CDS encoding MFS transporter, which translates to MSAIDAIAAGRQRPFDRGDAKTLALSALGGALEFYDFVVFVFFTKILGVLFFPPDTAPWLAQLQVYGIFAAGYLARPLGGIVMAHFGDLVGRKRMFTLSVFLMSVPTLLIGLLPTYAQIGLLAPLLLLLLRVVQGIAVGGEVPGAWVFVAEHVPRGRVGFACASLTSGLTAGILIGSLLAAWINTHFSPEDVAGYAWRIPFLIGGVFGFVAVYLRRWLEETPVFAEMRERKLLARGLPVKQVLAHHGGSVALSMLATWMLTAAIVVVILMTPTLVQTSFQLPAALAFHGNSVATLALVIGCLVAGLAVDRFGAAVALLVGSLGLAASTYALYSHLSAGASAHFVAWYALAGFFTGVVAVVPAVMVAAFPAPIRFSGLSFSYNVAYAVFGGLTPPLIGYLSQSIGGLAPAHYVAMTCVIGIGVAVYLIKRPLPPL; encoded by the coding sequence ATGAGCGCAATCGATGCCATCGCCGCCGGCCGGCAACGCCCCTTCGATCGCGGCGACGCCAAGACGCTGGCGTTGTCGGCGCTGGGCGGCGCGCTGGAGTTCTACGATTTCGTCGTCTTCGTGTTCTTCACCAAGATCCTGGGCGTGCTGTTCTTTCCGCCGGACACCGCGCCGTGGCTGGCGCAGTTGCAGGTATACGGGATCTTCGCCGCCGGTTATCTGGCGCGGCCGCTCGGCGGCATCGTGATGGCGCACTTCGGCGACCTGGTCGGCCGCAAGCGCATGTTCACGCTCAGTGTATTCCTGATGTCGGTGCCGACGCTGCTGATCGGCCTGTTGCCTACGTACGCGCAGATCGGCCTGTTGGCGCCGCTGCTGCTGCTGTTGCTGCGCGTGGTGCAGGGCATCGCCGTCGGCGGCGAAGTGCCCGGCGCATGGGTATTCGTGGCCGAGCACGTGCCGCGCGGACGGGTCGGTTTCGCGTGCGCCAGCCTCACCTCGGGGCTGACCGCGGGCATCCTGATCGGCTCGCTGCTGGCGGCGTGGATCAACACCCATTTCTCGCCCGAAGACGTCGCCGGCTATGCGTGGCGCATTCCGTTCCTGATCGGCGGCGTATTCGGCTTCGTCGCGGTCTATCTGCGCCGCTGGCTCGAGGAGACGCCGGTATTCGCCGAAATGCGCGAACGCAAGCTGTTGGCCCGCGGCTTGCCGGTGAAGCAGGTGCTGGCGCACCACGGCGGCAGCGTGGCGCTGTCGATGCTGGCGACGTGGATGCTGACCGCGGCGATCGTGGTGGTGATCCTGATGACGCCGACGCTGGTGCAGACCTCGTTCCAGTTGCCGGCGGCGTTGGCTTTCCACGGCAACAGCGTCGCTACGCTGGCGTTGGTGATCGGCTGCCTCGTCGCGGGGCTCGCCGTCGATAGGTTCGGCGCCGCGGTCGCGTTGTTGGTCGGTTCGCTCGGGCTGGCGGCCAGCACGTACGCGCTGTATTCGCATTTGTCGGCCGGTGCGTCGGCGCATTTCGTCGCTTGGTACGCGCTCGCAGGTTTCTTTACCGGCGTCGTCGCGGTGGTGCCGGCGGTGATGGTGGCGGCATTTCCGGCGCCGATCCGTTTTTCGGGCCTATCGTTCTCGTACAACGTGGCCTATGCCGTTTTCGGCGGTCTCACGCCGCCGCTGATCGGCTATCTGTCCCAATCGATCGGCGGCCTGGCCCCGGCGCATTACGTCGCGATGACCTGCGTCATCGGCATCGGTGTTGCGGTCTATCTGATCAAGCGTCCTCTGCCGCCGCTGTAG
- a CDS encoding cupin domain-containing protein: MRHKSLRFGKGFRTAFAVRKMQAAEMVLAPGDSEGDADNRHRGADQWLYVVSGRGVAIVEGERVPLKAGTLLVVEKRERHEIRNTGRTLLKTLNFYYPPAFGSRGDPIGPGRQR, encoded by the coding sequence ATGCGCCATAAATCCTTGAGGTTCGGGAAAGGCTTCCGCACGGCTTTCGCGGTGCGGAAGATGCAGGCTGCGGAGATGGTGCTGGCGCCGGGCGACAGCGAAGGCGATGCCGACAATCGACATCGCGGCGCGGACCAGTGGCTGTACGTCGTCTCGGGCCGCGGCGTGGCTATCGTCGAAGGCGAACGCGTGCCGCTGAAGGCCGGCACCCTGCTGGTCGTCGAAAAGCGCGAGCGGCACGAAATCCGCAATACCGGACGCACGCTGCTGAAGACGCTCAACTTTTACTATCCGCCGGCCTTCGGCAGCCGGGGCGATCCCATAGGGCCGGGCCGCCAACGGTAG